The sequence below is a genomic window from Nostoc flagelliforme CCNUN1.
TCTATCTCTATCAGACATCCTAATGAGGTAACAAAAATTCTCTGTATAGATTCTGATATGGATTTTTTCTAAACCCTTAAGTATACCACAAAATAATTATGCAAGAGGTCTAATGACTAATGACTAATAAAATGAATTCAGAGCAGCCATTAGGTTCGGTTATTCAAGGTTCTCTAACTGAAGGTTTAGAAGTACGATTGCATCCTGACATTTCTGTGGAAGATATGCGGGTGGGTAAGTTTCTCATTGTGCAAGGGATGCGATCGCGCTTTTTCTGTATGCTGACAGATGTAGCATTGGGAGCTGCTAATGCCCGAATTATTGCAAATCCCCCTAGCTGGGAAGACACTTTTTTACGAGATGTTTTAGCCGGAAGTGGTACTTATGGTACTATCAACCTCGCGCCGATGTTGATGTTCACTCCCGAAACTGAAGAATCTTTTTCCCCAACAAACGGCAAATCGACAAATCCCTTCCTCCCATCGGTGACGGGTTTGGCTTCATTTGTGCCACAAACCAGTACTACAATGGAATTGTTGCCTGTTAAAACTATTCCTAGCCACTTTAGCCAAGTTTACGATGCAAGTGTTGACGATTTTCGCCGCGTATTTGGTTGGGAAGATGACCCCCAAAGGCGTAATTTTTCCATCGGTAAACCTTTGGATATGGATGTGCCCGTTTGCATCGATTTAAACCGCTTCGTGGAACGGAGTAACGGGGTTTTTGGGAAATCTGGTACTGGTAAATCCTTTCTAACAAGGTTACTTTTAGCTGGCGTTATCCGTAAAAATGCAGCAGTAAACTTGATTTTTGATATGCACTCTGAGTATGGCTGGGAAGCCGTTGCAGAAGGGAAGAACGTAAATACAGTTAAAGGTTTAAAGCAATTATTTCCCAGCAAAGTAGAAGTTTACACCCTCGACCCGGAATCGACAAAGCGCCGGGGTGTGCGTGATGCTCAAGAACTTTATTTGAGTTACGAGCAAATTGAAGTTGAAGATATTAAGTTATGTAGTCGAGATTTAGGACTCTCTGACGCAGCCCTGGATAACGCGAATATTCTATATAGCGAGTATCGCAAGTCTTGGATTGTCCAGTTGCTGAATATGACTAACGAAGAAATCGAGATGTTCTGCGAGGAGAAGCGGGGACACAAAGGCTCGATTATGGCGTTACAGCGCAAACTGATGCGTATGGATAATTTGAAGTATATGCGTGCGGTTTGTCCCCAGAATTACATTGATAAAATTGTCCAATGTCTGGAAGCTGGGAAGAATGTTGTGATAGAATTTGGTTCCCAGTCTAATATGCTCTCTTATATGTTGGTGACGAATATGATCACCCGACGTATTCACGAGCATTACGTCAAAAAAGCAGATAGATTCCTGCAAAGCAAAAATCCTTGCGATCGCCCGACGCCATTGATGATTACCATTGAAGAGGCGCACCGTTTCCTTGACCCGGCTATCGTACAAAGTACTATCTTTGGGACTATCGCCAGGGAACTGCGAAAGTATTTCGTCACACTTTTGGTAGTTGATCAACGTCCATCGGGTATTGATAATGAAGTCATGTCCCAGATTGGGACTCGGATTACCGCTTTGCTTAATGATGAAAAAGACATTGACGCAATTTTTACGGGTGTATCTGGTGGTGGTGGACTGCGATCGGTATTGGCAAAGTTAGACTCTAAGCAACAAGCTTTAATTTTGGGTCATGCTGTTCCTATGCCAGTAGTAGTACGTACCCGTCCTTACGACGCAACTTTTTACCAAGAAATTGGTGAACCAGCTTGGGAAGAAAAACCTGACGCAGAAGTATTCGCTGCTGCTGAACTAGCCAAAGCTGACTTGGGATTCTAGATAGTCATTTGTCAGTTGTCCTTTGTCCTTTGCAAATGACTAATACAACTCTTGGAGAGGCTGCGCCCTAAGCGTAGCTATGCCGAAGGCTTTACGGCAACTCTTGGAGACGCTACGCGTTACGGGAGCTTTCACTTTAGCCATACGCTCAGTACAAGTGACTAATGACTAATGACCAATCCCCAATTCGTAACATCCCTCCATTCTCACAGCAAATTAAGTTCGGTTATCCGGCTAGTTTTGGCAACAGAAGAAGGGTTTTTGGCGTCACTATAGATATAGAGATATAGTCAGTAATTTCAAGGAAGGTTAATTTTTTTTTGAAAATCGGCAATTTTGAATTATAATTAAAGATTTCATCTAAAAATACTTTACTATTTGCCTGATTTATCGTATTATAAATATAAGTGGAACTCATACCGACTTTGGATTTACAGTTGCCATCAGTAACTGCTTAAAAGAAGAATTCTGAAAAACAACCAGCGTGCTTATATAAAGATTGAAAATTTAGGGAAGGTAGGGGAACCTATCATTGGGAGTTTACCGTCTGAACAACGGCTAGATAAATTGATAATTACTTTTGATAGCTCCCGATATTTCGTGATAGATGTACTACCTTTCTCCATTGATTTTAGTAAGAAAACATACATTGTGTTTACGGAGTAGAGGATAACACATCAATGCCTACTGTCAACACCCAAACGGAAAACCTCAATACCAAATTCACGGCTGATATGGTGCGAACCTATCTGCGAGAAATTGGTCGTGTACCACTGCTAACCCGTGAACAAGAGATTGTCTATGGAAAGCAGGTGCAACAAATGATGAAGTTCATCGACGCCAAAGAAACTTTGGCGAAGAAACTGCACCGCGAACCGAATATGTCAGAGTGGGCTGACCACGTTCAACAATCGGAAACCGAGATACAACAAACGGTGGCGCAAGGGAAGCGGGCAAAGCAAAAAATGATCGAAGCGAATTTGCGCTTGGTCGTTGCTATTGCCAAAAAGTACCAAAAGCGGAATATGGAGTTTCTGGATTTAATCCAGGAAGGAACACTAGGATTAGAGCGGGGTGTGGAGAAATTTGACCCAATGAGGGGTTATAAGTTCTCGACTTATGCTTACTGGTGGATTCGCCAAGCAATTACCCGTGCGATCGCTCAACAAGGCCGCACCATCCGGTTACCGATCCACATTACCGAAAAACTGAATAAAATCAAGAAAGTGCAGCGCGAATTGGCTCAAACCTTGGGGCGATCACCCACTCCAGCCGAAATTGCCAAAGAACTGGAAATAGAACCTGCTCAGATCCGCGAGTACCTGAACATGGCGCGTCAACCAGTATCTTTGGATGTTAAAGTTGGCGATAATCAAGATACTGAGTTGCAAGAAATGCTCGAAGATGATGGCCCATCACCAGAGTATTACACCAATCAGGAATTCTTACGCCAAGACTTGAACAACCTGCTAGCAGAACTAACGCCGCAACAGCGACAAGTTTTAGCTCTGCGCTTTGGTTTAGAAGATGGTAACGAAATGTCATTGGCGAAAGTGGGTGAGAGATTGAATCTCAGCCGTGAACGCGTCCGCCAGTTAGAGCATCAAGCTTTGGCTCATCTGCGTCGCCGTCGTGCCAATGTCAAAGAATACGTTGCTAGTTAAAACGAGAGACGCGGCATTTCGCGTCTCTACACCACCTTGGTGATGCGCCTCCTGAATTCAGGGGGCAATTTTTTTATGCTGAAAAGCCAATTACGCTTGGTTTAAGGTTTAACTCTTTGTCAAAGTTAATTTTTTCAACGTAGACGCGGAGCGGCTTGCCGCAGGCTTCCGCCAACGCGTAGCGTCTCGTTAGAGAAGGACGCCAAGTACGCAAAGGAAGAGAAGAAAGAGGAAGAAGAAATGCTTAACTGAACTGTATTGGCTGATAACCAAGAAAAATATTTGGATTTGATACTCTAGGGGCGCACAGATGTACGCCCTTACGGGGATACGTCTGATAAAAAAATACAGTATTCTTATCACCTAAAAAATTTTCAAGGCAAGATGTCAAAAAATTTAATGTTAATTGAGAACCTTTAATTTGTGATTAACCTCACCCAATGGGATGAATCTATTGGATGAAGAATAAAGGCTCTAAGTGATGGTAATCTAAGGTTGTTGAACTAAATTAAATAAAAACTTTAGTTTTTGACAGTTTTCTTTTTTGGACAATAGTAATATAAGTCTTTAAGAAAGTCTTTAACAATTAAGACTAGGCTATGCTTTAAGCAAGTTCTAAAGAACTTAGTTCGTTTTTTAACAGGAGAAGTAGGGTGCTTAACAACCTTCATCAGTTCTTATCTCCCCGTCAGTGGGGAATTTCCCTCGCAGGCTTAGGCTTACTTCTCGGTTTGGGCTTTCTAGGCAAGCAGACTCAAGTAGTACCAGTTACAGATTCTCCATTATCATCGGCTCAAATTCAGAAAACCACCGACAACTCTCTTTTGTCGCAGCTAAGAAGA
It includes:
- a CDS encoding helicase HerA domain-containing protein, translating into MNSEQPLGSVIQGSLTEGLEVRLHPDISVEDMRVGKFLIVQGMRSRFFCMLTDVALGAANARIIANPPSWEDTFLRDVLAGSGTYGTINLAPMLMFTPETEESFSPTNGKSTNPFLPSVTGLASFVPQTSTTMELLPVKTIPSHFSQVYDASVDDFRRVFGWEDDPQRRNFSIGKPLDMDVPVCIDLNRFVERSNGVFGKSGTGKSFLTRLLLAGVIRKNAAVNLIFDMHSEYGWEAVAEGKNVNTVKGLKQLFPSKVEVYTLDPESTKRRGVRDAQELYLSYEQIEVEDIKLCSRDLGLSDAALDNANILYSEYRKSWIVQLLNMTNEEIEMFCEEKRGHKGSIMALQRKLMRMDNLKYMRAVCPQNYIDKIVQCLEAGKNVVIEFGSQSNMLSYMLVTNMITRRIHEHYVKKADRFLQSKNPCDRPTPLMITIEEAHRFLDPAIVQSTIFGTIARELRKYFVTLLVVDQRPSGIDNEVMSQIGTRITALLNDEKDIDAIFTGVSGGGGLRSVLAKLDSKQQALILGHAVPMPVVVRTRPYDATFYQEIGEPAWEEKPDAEVFAAAELAKADLGF
- a CDS encoding RNA polymerase sigma factor, RpoD/SigA family, coding for MPTVNTQTENLNTKFTADMVRTYLREIGRVPLLTREQEIVYGKQVQQMMKFIDAKETLAKKLHREPNMSEWADHVQQSETEIQQTVAQGKRAKQKMIEANLRLVVAIAKKYQKRNMEFLDLIQEGTLGLERGVEKFDPMRGYKFSTYAYWWIRQAITRAIAQQGRTIRLPIHITEKLNKIKKVQRELAQTLGRSPTPAEIAKELEIEPAQIREYLNMARQPVSLDVKVGDNQDTELQEMLEDDGPSPEYYTNQEFLRQDLNNLLAELTPQQRQVLALRFGLEDGNEMSLAKVGERLNLSRERVRQLEHQALAHLRRRRANVKEYVAS